One window from the genome of Myripristis murdjan chromosome 6, fMyrMur1.1, whole genome shotgun sequence encodes:
- the bhlhe41 gene encoding class E basic helix-loop-helix protein 41, translated as MDERIPHLQDRQFMEHTDFLGVDYPSLYMCKSKRGMKREDGGKDAYKLPHRLIEKKRRDRINECIGQLKDLLPEHLKLTTLGHLEKAVVLELTLKHLNALTAVTEQQHQKIIALQNGDRSMKSSIHADLDAFHSGFQACAKEVLQYLNQFENWTTREQRCAQLISHLHKVLAQFQSGAPPFQHQLPAGEPQDRDGQKGDSQANCVPVIQRTQAGELTENDTDTDSGYGGEAEKNDGKDKEFERNKAQGPKAVKIKQEFGDDRAAKKPKMNWPGNGLTGADPTRPDLAFMNSLMGITGVGQQTPICMPFYFINPSAAASYMPFFDKSNLEKYVYPAAAALTSPFPWLYPGIPAHASAAAAAAAAAAFPGLSAHFGASSQSKDSQSPDNDGSNEAELGLPEEREESPGSDERDGDVVDTSQENKNT; from the exons ATGGATGAAAGAATACCGCATTTACAGGACAGGCAGTTTATGGAGCACACCGATTTCCTGGG GGTGGATTACCCATCTCTCTACATGTGCAAATCTAAAAGAGGAATGAAACGCGAGGATGGTGGGAAG GACGCATACAAGTTACCACACCGGTTGatagagaagaagaggagagacagaatcAACGAATGTATTGGCCAGCTGAAGGACTTATTACCTGAGCATCTGAAGCTGACG acGCTCGGGCATTTGGAGAAAGCAGTTGTCCTGGAGTtaacactgaaacatttaaacGCACTGACCGCtgtcactgagcagcagcaccagaAGATCATTGCTTTGCAGAATG GCGACCGGTCGATGAAATCTTCCATTCATGCCGATCTGGATGCGTTCCACTCCGGGTTCCAGGCCTGTGCCAAAGAGGTCCTGCAGTACCTGAACCAATTTGAGAACTGGACTACAAGAGAGCAGAGGTGCGCGCAGCTCATCAGCCACCTACACAAGGTCTTAGCGCAGTTCCAGTCTGGCGCGCCGCCGTTCCAGCACCAGCTACCCGCTGGGGAGCCACAGGACCGTGATGGACAGAAAGGTGACAGTCAAGCCAACTGTGTCCCGGTCATCCAGAGGACCCAAGCGGGGGAGCTAACCGAGAATGACACAGACACGGACAGTGGATATGGCGGTGAAGCCGAAAAGAACGATGGCAAAGATAAAGAATTTGAGCGCAATAAAGCGCAGGGACCCAAGGCAGTAAAGATCAAGCAAGAGTTTGGAGATGATCGCGCTGCCAAAAAACCAAAGATGAACTGGCCTGGAAATGGCTTAACAGGCGCAGACCCTACCAGACCAGATCTGGCGTTTATGAATTCTCTGATGGGAATAACTGGTGTGGGACAGCAGACACCCATTTGCATGCCTTTTTACTTCATTAACCCCTCAGCCGCAGCGTCGTATATGCCTTTTTTCGATAAAAGTAACCTTGAAAAGTATGTGTACCCAGCGGCAGCCGCACTCACATCCCCTTTCCCCTGGTTATACCCTGGGATTCCTGCACACGCATCAGCAGCGGCGGCCGCCGCTGCAGCGGCAGCTTTCCCCGGGCTGTCTGCACACTTTGGAGCCTCTTCTCAATCAAAGGACTCCCAGTCTCCAGATAATGACGGGTCAAATGAGGCAGAGCTCGGCTtacctgaggagagagaggagagtccCGGGAGTGACGAACGTGACGGTGACGTAGTCGATACATCCCAGGAGAACAAGAATACATAA
- the sspn gene encoding sarcospan, with amino-acid sequence MRKGEKGFSGQEKEKKGMTRSDEGPAPEDAHKCCGCHFPLLIALLQLLLGVAITAVAFLMLAISPSLLARETPHWAGIILCLVAILGLILYFITYLPDERTSMQFIAKLLYFVLCTIGLVISVLVMAFAGHHYSQASNFNCELEGENCMCKLDPDDPIARTFTYEAVDDCEVITGTLTLYFLLQIVLNLAQAIVCAVGAFIMWKHRYQVFFVGLQIGSPSAQQWQKV; translated from the exons atgagaaagggggaaaaaggtTTCTCGGgccaggagaaggagaagaagggtATGACGAGGAGTGATGAAGGGCCAGCGCCAGAGGACGCCCACAAGTGTTGTGGCTGTCACTTCCCTCTGCTCATCgccctgctccagctgctgctgggggTGGCCATCACAGCTGTGGCCTTCCTTATGCTGGCCATCAGCCCCTCGCTTCTAGCCAGGGAGACACCACACTGGGCCGGGATCATT CTGTGTTTGGTTGCCATCCTGGGCCTCATCCTGTACTTTATCACCTATCTCCCTGATGAGAGGACTTCTATGCAATTCATTGCCAAG CTCCTGTACTTTGTCCTGTGTACGATTGGCCTGGTCATCTCTGTGCTTGTCATGGCTTTTGCCGGACACCACTACTCACAGGCCAGTAACTTCAACTGTGAGCTGGAGGGAGAAAACTGCATGTGCAAACTGGACCCAGATGACCCCATCGCTCGCACCTTCACCTACGAAGCGGTCGACGACTGCGAAGTGATCACCGGGACTCTCACGCTGTACTTCCTGCTCCAGATCGTGCTGAACCTGGCCCAAGCCATTGTCTGTGCCGTCGGTGCCTTTATCATGTGGAAGCACCGCTACCAGGTCTTCTTCGTTGGTTTGCAGATTGGCTCTCCCTCCGCCCAGCAGTGGCAGAAGGTCTGA